A window of the Enterobacteriaceae bacterium 4M9 genome harbors these coding sequences:
- the proC gene encoding pyrroline-5-carboxylate reductase, translating to MEKKIGFIGCGNMGKAILGGLIASGQVPASNIWVYTPSADNVEALHKQYGINAAQSAQDVAQITDIVFGAVKPGEMLKVLGDIASSLNKDSLVVSIAAGITLDQLATVLGHDRKLVRAMPNTPALVNAGMTSITPNVLVTPEDIADIVAIFRCFGHAEVISEAMIHPVVGVSGSAPAYVFMFIEAMADAAVLGGMPRDKAYKFAAQAVMGSAKMVLETGQHPGALKDMVCSPGGTTIEAVRVLEQKGLRSAVMEAMEKCMEKSRQMSK from the coding sequence GTGGAAAAGAAAATCGGGTTTATCGGCTGTGGGAATATGGGAAAAGCAATCCTTGGCGGTCTTATCGCCAGCGGTCAGGTACCTGCCAGCAATATCTGGGTCTATACCCCATCAGCCGATAACGTAGAAGCCCTGCATAAACAATACGGTATTAACGCAGCACAAAGCGCACAGGACGTCGCGCAGATAACCGATATCGTCTTTGGTGCCGTGAAGCCTGGTGAAATGCTTAAGGTGCTGGGGGATATCGCCTCCAGCCTGAATAAAGACTCGCTGGTGGTCTCCATTGCTGCGGGCATCACCCTTGACCAGCTTGCTACGGTATTGGGTCACGATCGCAAACTGGTTCGCGCCATGCCAAACACGCCTGCGCTGGTGAACGCCGGGATGACATCCATCACGCCAAACGTGCTGGTCACGCCGGAAGATATCGCGGATATCGTGGCAATTTTCCGCTGCTTTGGCCATGCAGAAGTGATCAGTGAAGCCATGATTCACCCGGTGGTGGGCGTCAGCGGTTCGGCACCGGCCTATGTGTTTATGTTTATCGAAGCGATGGCCGATGCGGCCGTGCTCGGCGGCATGCCGCGCGATAAAGCTTACAAGTTTGCCGCACAGGCAGTGATGGGTTCCGCGAAAATGGTGCTGGAAACTGGCCAGCATCCCGGCGCGCTCAAGGATATGGTGTGTTCGCCAGGTGGCACCACTATCGAGGCCGTGCGCGTACTGGAGCAAAAAGGGTTGCGCTCTGCCGTTATGGAAGCGATGGAAAAATGCATGGAAAAATCGCGACAAATGAGTAAGTAA